A genomic region of Methanosarcina thermophila TM-1 contains the following coding sequences:
- a CDS encoding permease, which translates to MKKYLKNYTWVILFVLFSVSSYLMGFKPGLSIYSNFTEFFIEMISFVPFLFIIIGLFDVWVPKEILEKHVGKESGVKGIFIVILLAMLQAGPLYGAFPVAYILSKKGASVRNIFIYLGAFSSMKLPMLGIEIGYLGIKFTVVRTLISLPLFILIGYLMEKIVGSDFKVEEVKA; encoded by the coding sequence GTGAAGAAATATCTGAAAAACTATACGTGGGTTATACTGTTTGTCCTCTTTTCAGTAAGTTCATACCTGATGGGATTTAAGCCTGGTCTTAGTATATATTCTAATTTTACTGAATTCTTTATAGAAATGATTTCATTTGTTCCATTTCTGTTCATAATAATCGGACTTTTTGATGTATGGGTTCCAAAAGAGATACTTGAAAAACATGTAGGTAAAGAATCTGGAGTTAAAGGCATTTTTATAGTTATTTTGTTAGCAATGCTTCAGGCAGGCCCGCTTTATGGTGCTTTCCCGGTTGCTTACATTTTATCAAAAAAAGGTGCCTCCGTGAGGAACATTTTCATTTATTTAGGAGCTTTTTCATCCATGAAGTTACCTATGTTAGGAATAGAGATCGGTTATTTGGGAATAAAATTTACAGTTGTAAGGACTCTAATTTCCCTCCCACTGTTTATACTTATAGGATATTTGATGGAAAAAATCGTTGGCAGTGATTTTAAGGTAGAAGAAGTAAAAGCGTAA
- a CDS encoding permease: MFFNIFHPFLNILILISIVLFFIPDSVIVHYLGANSGWSGFGIAACIGSITLIPGFISYPLAATLLKQGATYSVIAVFITTLIMVGVVTMPLEIKYFGKKAAITRNILNLIAAVIIGIFVGWLM; the protein is encoded by the coding sequence ATGTTTTTCAATATTTTCCACCCTTTTCTTAATATTTTAATCCTTATAAGCATAGTCCTTTTCTTTATTCCAGATTCTGTAATTGTGCATTATCTCGGAGCAAATTCTGGCTGGTCTGGTTTTGGAATAGCTGCATGTATTGGGTCAATAACACTGATACCCGGATTTATCTCATATCCTCTGGCTGCAACTTTACTTAAGCAAGGTGCAACTTACTCTGTTATTGCGGTTTTTATCACTACTCTTATAATGGTCGGAGTTGTCACGATGCCTCTTGAAATCAAATACTTTGGGAAGAAAGCAGCAATAACGAGGAATATCTTGAATCTCATTGCAGCAGTAATAATAGGCATTTTTGTGGGCTGGTTAATGTGA
- the tusB gene encoding sulfurtransferase complex subunit TusB — MQEEYDVFLLTKPPFNLRSELCLKLIVRSGNARLYLAGDGVYHLLSGIQEIPGCLVYACQEDLEARAINSREKVIIPDNFYSVFIEDMMENCRCTYTF; from the coding sequence ATGCAAGAAGAGTATGATGTATTCCTACTGACAAAACCTCCATTCAACCTGCGATCGGAACTTTGTCTTAAACTGATAGTTCGTTCCGGAAATGCTAGGCTTTACCTTGCGGGAGATGGAGTCTATCACCTGCTTTCCGGTATACAGGAAATACCAGGGTGTTTAGTTTATGCATGTCAGGAAGATCTCGAGGCTAGAGCTATAAACAGCAGAGAGAAGGTTATAATTCCGGACAACTTTTATTCTGTTTTCATAGAGGATATGATGGAAAATTGCAGATGTACATATACATTTTGA
- a CDS encoding DsrE family protein, with product MNSVFYLLDTAPYGTEKAFGALNAAAVSLMGMNVTLGLYGDGVYLAAADQDSTNLGMPNLSDILYSYGELRVIVHEPSLIERGLFGEILIETIELVDEEDFLEEMENSDSVILF from the coding sequence ATGAACTCAGTTTTCTATCTGCTGGACACTGCCCCATACGGCACTGAAAAAGCCTTTGGAGCATTAAATGCAGCTGCAGTAAGTCTTATGGGAATGAACGTAACTCTCGGCCTTTATGGAGATGGAGTTTATCTTGCAGCTGCTGACCAGGACAGCACAAATCTTGGAATGCCAAACCTCTCAGACATCCTTTACTCATATGGAGAGTTAAGAGTAATTGTGCATGAACCCTCACTGATTGAAAGGGGTCTTTTTGGTGAAATTCTTATAGAGACCATAGAACTTGTAGATGAAGAGGATTTTCTAGAAGAGATGGAAAACTCAGACTCCGTTATCTTATTTTAA
- a CDS encoding DsrE/DsrF/TusD sulfur relay family protein — protein MKTLTIVLTDGPYISEYTEIACKLAEEALKRYHVNIFLYLDAVHIPKRGQNPSFFASAGELFTGLAEKGAVIRACARCAAARGYIAEENTLKGSNCKDYLPGIKISSLYELAEMLKKSDRVISLSR, from the coding sequence TTGAAGACGCTTACTATAGTACTTACCGATGGCCCTTATATTTCAGAATATACCGAAATAGCCTGCAAACTAGCTGAAGAAGCACTTAAACGATATCATGTGAACATATTCCTTTACCTGGATGCAGTGCACATACCCAAAAGAGGCCAGAACCCATCCTTTTTTGCCAGCGCAGGTGAACTCTTCACCGGACTGGCAGAGAAAGGCGCTGTTATCAGGGCATGTGCAAGATGTGCTGCTGCACGAGGTTATATCGCAGAAGAGAATACTTTGAAAGGAAGTAACTGCAAAGACTACCTTCCCGGAATAAAGATCTCCAGTCTTTACGAACTCGCAGAAATGCTGAAAAAGAGTGATAGAGTAATATCACTGTCAAGATAA
- a CDS encoding (Fe-S)-binding protein: protein MLNVPENASETKLVNFAVANGTRRKIINFLGNGDRSTREIEEIVGKSSLNFHLKILKDAGLIELEEEAVKLSEYGRNFLKGKKESNPEEITDFSQAKPIEIASIRQVLPCIADASRLRISANITPPLGRVLKLLVTLFQRSSYSDRKDSLIIQKGEIITTIYGSGKVSIRMVKNENEAKQELERLKSTINEAIAKGEAPAPREKVKVNLMEIYKHLPQTNCGRCGEQGCYSFAIKLMARQAALELCTPLKEPEYVNNQEHLEVLVNYI, encoded by the coding sequence GTGTTAAACGTGCCAGAAAACGCGAGTGAAACAAAACTGGTAAATTTCGCTGTAGCAAATGGTACTCGGAGGAAAATAATTAATTTCTTGGGAAACGGCGATAGAAGTACCAGGGAAATCGAAGAGATAGTTGGAAAGTCATCTCTTAATTTCCATCTCAAGATTCTCAAAGATGCGGGCCTTATCGAGCTAGAAGAAGAAGCTGTAAAGTTAAGTGAGTACGGAAGGAATTTCCTGAAAGGTAAAAAAGAGTCAAATCCTGAGGAAATCACTGATTTCTCACAGGCAAAGCCAATAGAGATTGCAAGTATCAGACAGGTTTTGCCCTGCATAGCTGATGCCTCAAGACTCAGGATAAGTGCAAATATAACTCCACCACTTGGTAGAGTTTTGAAACTCCTTGTAACTCTCTTTCAAAGAAGTAGTTATTCAGATAGAAAAGATAGCTTGATAATTCAAAAAGGAGAAATCATCACAACTATTTACGGTAGCGGGAAAGTTTCCATCAGAATGGTCAAAAACGAAAACGAAGCTAAACAAGAACTTGAAAGATTGAAGAGTACTATCAATGAGGCTATTGCAAAAGGCGAAGCTCCAGCTCCCAGAGAAAAGGTAAAGGTTAATCTTATGGAGATATATAAACACCTGCCCCAAACCAACTGTGGCAGATGTGGCGAGCAGGGATGTTACAGCTTTGCCATCAAGCTTATGGCTAGACAGGCAGCTCTGGAATTGTGCACACCCCTTAAAGAGCCGGAGTACGTAAATAATCAAGAGCATCTTGAGGTTTTGGTTAATTACATCTAA
- a CDS encoding (Fe-S)-binding protein: MPGNPNEIKLVNNAMSNVTRRKIMNFLSTGDKSTEEVGGEVGKSMLDFHLKLLQQASLIEMGEGTVKLSEYGRNFLKEKEEKSMDKTADLSQVKSIDVTEVRQLLPCIADSSKFRVIANIAPPLGGTLKVFEPLFPRGKYSDKINALIIQKGEIITTIYGTGKVTMTMIKSEGEAKESLQNLKSTINDAIVKGVAPAPREKVRVEPMEIYKYLPQTNCGKCGEQSCYTFAIKLMSGEASLEKCTPLKESQYALNQEHLQVLTAYI, from the coding sequence ATGCCTGGAAATCCCAATGAGATAAAACTGGTAAACAATGCGATGTCTAATGTTACCCGACGGAAGATAATGAACTTCTTATCGACAGGAGACAAAAGTACTGAAGAAGTTGGAGGAGAGGTAGGGAAGTCCATGCTTGATTTCCATCTTAAGCTTCTTCAGCAGGCAAGTTTAATTGAGATGGGAGAAGGGACTGTAAAGCTAAGCGAATATGGCAGAAATTTCCTTAAAGAAAAAGAAGAGAAAAGTATGGATAAAACTGCAGATCTTTCTCAGGTAAAATCGATAGATGTTACCGAAGTCAGGCAGCTTTTACCCTGTATAGCTGATTCTTCAAAGTTCAGGGTAATTGCAAACATAGCTCCTCCCCTAGGTGGAACCCTTAAGGTTTTTGAGCCACTCTTTCCTAGAGGTAAATATTCTGACAAAATAAACGCTCTGATAATTCAAAAAGGAGAGATTATTACAACTATTTACGGCACTGGAAAAGTAACCATGACAATGATAAAAAGTGAGGGTGAAGCCAAAGAATCTCTCCAGAACTTGAAGAGCACCATCAATGATGCTATTGTAAAAGGCGTAGCTCCAGCTCCCAGGGAAAAAGTCAGGGTAGAACCTATGGAGATCTACAAATATCTGCCTCAGACTAACTGTGGAAAGTGCGGTGAACAGAGCTGCTATACTTTTGCAATAAAGCTGATGAGTGGTGAAGCTTCTCTAGAGAAATGTACACCACTTAAAGAGTCGCAATATGCACTCAATCAGGAGCATTTGCAGGTCTTAACTGCTTATATCTGA
- a CDS encoding magnesium transporter — translation MPPESQRDEDIFESQYIDKYLSEYASVSSIVREALPFELIATVGGVIAGIIFSGMTAELEMIPGLLVIYPGVLGLRGNISSTLGSRLGSAIHLGLITDLDRRNPELMNNIYGSLILSVIIAIVLGVLGHYVTLALGFESAGVLKLTLICVISAFTSGIILSIIAALLAIGMFRFGFDPDNVVTPSIATLGDIVSMLMLFISAKLVVML, via the coding sequence ATGCCCCCAGAGTCTCAAAGGGATGAAGATATTTTCGAGTCCCAGTATATTGATAAATACCTCAGCGAGTACGCTAGTGTTTCGTCAATAGTACGTGAGGCGCTACCCTTTGAACTTATTGCCACTGTAGGGGGAGTTATAGCAGGGATAATCTTTTCGGGGATGACAGCCGAACTTGAGATGATTCCTGGACTGCTTGTGATTTATCCCGGCGTGCTGGGGCTTCGAGGAAATATTTCATCTACTCTTGGCTCAAGGCTTGGCAGTGCAATCCACCTTGGGCTGATTACAGACCTTGACAGGCGTAATCCCGAACTCATGAATAATATCTATGGCTCCCTTATCCTGAGTGTTATTATTGCCATAGTTCTCGGAGTTCTGGGGCACTATGTGACCCTTGCCTTGGGCTTCGAAAGTGCAGGTGTCCTTAAACTTACCCTTATCTGTGTGATTTCAGCCTTTACATCCGGGATAATTCTCTCGATTATTGCGGCTCTGCTGGCTATAGGAATGTTCAGGTTCGGCTTTGATCCTGACAACGTTGTAACGCCTTCGATTGCAACCCTGGGAGATATTGTCTCCATGCTCATGCTTTTCATCTCGGCAAAACTGGTGGTGATGCTTTGA
- a CDS encoding magnesium transporter, whose amino-acid sequence MSILVGQILNSREESLISMPAILILIPSLIKIGGDTGSMLGARLSSALHMGLGDNLRSNPVVRNSVIAASIVGFISSISVSILVFLASSLFGFGMPLLTLLQISLIAVAIELAVVYSATVAIAFASHRFGIDPDDTVIPFIASLGDLVGVAGILIALNLLEIL is encoded by the coding sequence ATGTCAATTCTCGTAGGGCAGATTCTGAACTCAAGAGAAGAAAGCCTTATATCCATGCCAGCGATACTGATTCTTATTCCATCCCTTATCAAGATCGGGGGAGATACCGGCAGCATGCTTGGGGCAAGGCTCTCATCGGCTCTCCATATGGGGCTTGGGGATAATCTTAGAAGTAACCCAGTTGTACGCAACAGCGTAATTGCTGCTTCAATTGTAGGGTTTATTTCATCGATTTCTGTCAGCATACTGGTCTTTCTGGCAAGCAGCTTGTTTGGCTTCGGAATGCCTCTTCTCACCCTCCTGCAAATCAGCCTGATAGCTGTTGCTATAGAGCTTGCAGTTGTTTATTCCGCAACGGTAGCCATCGCCTTTGCCTCCCACCGATTTGGGATCGATCCGGATGATACAGTTATACCTTTCATAGCAAGCCTTGGAGACCTGGTCGGCGTTGCAGGAATTTTAATAGCCCTGAATCTGTTAGAAATTTTATAA
- a CDS encoding potassium channel family protein encodes MFPKEFRYSPKNIKDLLTEMKDTSELMVDLAYTAMIYDDEDIAQEVLNLEDKMDTLDYHIKMAAMLSTRRVDEAEGLLGVLQVAACSENIANAAGDIAKIVLMNMGIPMELKVALREAEETVVRATIAEESVMAGRTLGDLELDLETGMWVIAIRRNEDWIYDPDKETRLRQGDVLIARGHDEGVPLFFEMATTRKFIPKEIEHDKILKDLEHAVDIIVDMKNMSELSVGLAYSAILFDNEDIAYEVSALESEMDSMKYELQHWVLETAKHVEDVNILRGILHLASASEAISDAAYEIADTVLRDIELHPIITLAVRNSEEVITRLQVEKCSPIVGKTFYELKLETETGLHVMAIKRDDRWVYAPKGNTVIQAGDMLIARGSRIGEGALIEMCECKLDQ; translated from the coding sequence ATGTTCCCTAAAGAATTCAGATACAGTCCAAAGAATATCAAAGATCTTTTGACTGAGATGAAGGATACTTCCGAACTCATGGTAGATCTTGCATACACTGCAATGATCTATGATGACGAGGATATTGCACAAGAGGTACTCAATCTTGAAGACAAGATGGATACCCTCGATTACCATATAAAAATGGCTGCGATGTTAAGCACACGCAGGGTTGACGAAGCCGAAGGGCTCCTTGGTGTTTTACAGGTTGCTGCGTGTTCAGAAAATATCGCAAATGCCGCTGGGGATATTGCGAAAATTGTGCTCATGAATATGGGCATTCCGATGGAGCTGAAAGTTGCTCTCAGGGAAGCAGAAGAAACCGTAGTCAGGGCAACAATCGCCGAGGAATCTGTAATGGCAGGACGTACACTTGGCGATCTCGAGCTTGACCTTGAGACAGGCATGTGGGTCATTGCTATTCGGAGAAATGAAGACTGGATTTATGATCCTGACAAGGAAACTCGCCTGCGCCAGGGTGACGTTCTGATTGCCAGAGGGCATGATGAAGGAGTCCCTCTTTTCTTCGAAATGGCCACGACAAGGAAATTTATCCCGAAAGAAATCGAGCATGATAAGATCTTAAAAGATCTTGAGCATGCCGTGGATATTATCGTGGATATGAAGAATATGTCCGAACTGTCTGTAGGGCTTGCATACTCAGCTATTCTCTTTGACAATGAAGACATAGCATATGAGGTCAGTGCCCTGGAATCCGAAATGGACTCCATGAAATACGAACTCCAGCACTGGGTACTTGAGACTGCAAAGCATGTTGAGGATGTAAACATTCTCAGGGGAATTCTGCACCTTGCAAGTGCTTCAGAAGCGATTTCTGACGCTGCCTACGAAATTGCGGATACCGTACTTAGGGATATTGAACTCCACCCAATTATTACTCTCGCAGTCAGGAATTCCGAAGAGGTTATAACCAGGCTCCAGGTTGAGAAATGTTCTCCCATAGTCGGAAAGACTTTCTATGAGCTGAAGCTTGAGACGGAAACCGGACTTCATGTAATGGCAATCAAGAGAGATGACCGCTGGGTCTATGCTCCAAAAGGGAATACTGTTATCCAGGCAGGAGATATGCTCATTGCACGAGGCTCAAGAATTGGCGAAGGGGCACTTATAGAGATGTGTGAGTGCAAACTGGACCAGTAA
- a CDS encoding DUF362 domain-containing protein — protein sequence MVVVGLSRNKDTLESVREAVELAGGLGIEEGSTVLIRPNANTADLPPGSTNPEVLKGAIREAKKCNPGKIIVAEKSMTTLDTEMVLRKLGLWQAAEAEGVDEILTFDHMKRSHVKPEGAFSWPEGFYVPEFLASVDYVIALPVIKTHWTATFTMGLKSQISITADRDRRQLPHGQHKYVLFGNMIAESNLVYKPDFYISDATKCFVTGGPDMGTLKEPGIVMACSDVIANDVVGLALLKTLGTVPKIQEHSVWAQPQIRRAVELGLGIRSREEITIKSSGIEEIEEILANLT from the coding sequence ATGGTAGTTGTAGGTCTTTCAAGAAATAAAGATACTCTGGAGTCAGTAAGAGAGGCAGTTGAGCTCGCAGGAGGGCTTGGAATAGAAGAAGGATCCACTGTACTGATCCGCCCTAACGCAAACACCGCAGACCTGCCTCCTGGCTCTACAAATCCAGAAGTACTGAAGGGAGCTATACGGGAAGCAAAGAAATGCAATCCGGGAAAAATTATTGTTGCCGAAAAGTCGATGACCACGCTGGATACTGAGATGGTACTCAGGAAGCTTGGGCTCTGGCAGGCGGCTGAAGCCGAAGGAGTGGATGAGATTCTTACCTTTGACCACATGAAACGCTCACATGTGAAACCTGAAGGCGCTTTTTCCTGGCCCGAGGGATTTTACGTTCCTGAGTTTCTGGCTTCTGTGGATTACGTGATTGCACTTCCTGTTATCAAGACCCACTGGACTGCAACATTTACCATGGGCTTGAAATCCCAGATCAGCATAACTGCAGATCGTGACAGGAGACAGCTTCCTCACGGTCAGCACAAATACGTGCTTTTCGGGAACATGATTGCCGAATCAAACCTTGTCTACAAACCTGACTTTTACATCTCAGACGCCACGAAATGTTTTGTGACTGGCGGACCTGACATGGGAACCCTTAAAGAGCCTGGCATTGTAATGGCATGCTCTGATGTAATTGCAAATGATGTTGTAGGGCTTGCTCTGCTGAAAACCCTTGGGACTGTTCCGAAAATTCAGGAACACTCGGTATGGGCTCAGCCCCAGATCAGAAGAGCAGTAGAACTTGGACTGGGGATACGCAGCAGAGAAGAAATAACAATAAAAAGCTCAGGAATTGAGGAGATTGAAGAAATTCTTGCTAATCTTACCTGA
- a CDS encoding YbhB/YbcL family Raf kinase inhibitor-like protein: protein MNRKAGTVILIFLLAGVLFTSGCVQNEKAESPVKAETPVNNESAEAGKGDENMNIKSIKVFSSAFAANGSIPGKYTCDGINVNPPLEFEGIPEEAESLVLIVDDPDAPMKTFTHWIVWNIEPVAKIEEDSIPGVEGINDFKKIGYGGPCPSSGTHRYFFRVYALDKQLDLKAGAGRKELENEMIGHIIAEGELMGKYSKK, encoded by the coding sequence ATGAACAGAAAAGCCGGTACAGTTATTCTGATATTCTTGCTTGCAGGAGTGCTCTTTACATCGGGATGTGTTCAAAATGAGAAGGCAGAGTCACCTGTAAAGGCAGAGACACCTGTAAATAATGAATCTGCCGAAGCCGGCAAAGGGGACGAAAACATGAATATTAAAAGTATAAAGGTTTTTAGCAGCGCATTTGCAGCTAATGGTAGTATTCCAGGAAAGTATACCTGTGACGGAATAAATGTAAACCCGCCTCTGGAATTTGAAGGTATTCCTGAAGAAGCCGAAAGTTTGGTGCTTATAGTAGACGACCCTGATGCTCCCATGAAAACTTTTACACACTGGATTGTCTGGAATATTGAACCTGTGGCAAAAATAGAGGAAGACAGCATACCTGGGGTTGAAGGAATAAATGATTTCAAAAAAATAGGATATGGCGGACCATGTCCATCCTCGGGCACACACAGGTATTTCTTCCGGGTTTATGCTCTGGACAAGCAGCTCGACCTTAAAGCAGGTGCAGGGAGAAAAGAGCTTGAGAATGAAATGATAGGACATATTATTGCCGAAGGGGAATTAATGGGGAAATACAGCAAAAAATAA
- the msrA gene encoding peptide-methionine (S)-S-oxide reductase MsrA, with protein sequence MEENQTAETNPDFFENPGGGLEKATFAAGCFWGVEEAFRQVKGVVATAVGFSGGHFEHPTYEQVCNLDTGHAEAVRVIFDPKVVSYETLLDVFWKIHDPTTKDRQGPDIGKQYRSVIFYHNEEQKAAALASKEKLEKSGAFKNPIVTEIVPISEFYMAEEYHQQYYEKKGFLKNVFRSFKK encoded by the coding sequence GTGGAAGAAAATCAAACCGCTGAAACGAATCCTGATTTCTTCGAGAATCCCGGGGGCGGTCTGGAAAAAGCAACCTTTGCTGCCGGCTGCTTCTGGGGCGTTGAAGAAGCTTTCCGACAGGTTAAAGGGGTAGTTGCAACTGCGGTTGGTTTCAGCGGCGGGCACTTTGAACACCCGACCTATGAACAGGTTTGTAACCTTGACACCGGTCACGCCGAAGCAGTTCGGGTCATTTTCGACCCGAAAGTGGTGTCTTACGAGACTCTGCTTGATGTCTTCTGGAAAATCCATGACCCTACAACAAAGGACAGGCAGGGTCCCGATATAGGTAAACAATACCGTTCAGTCATCTTTTACCATAACGAGGAACAAAAGGCTGCCGCTCTGGCTTCAAAAGAAAAGCTTGAAAAATCAGGGGCTTTCAAAAATCCCATAGTGACCGAGATTGTGCCGATTTCGGAGTTCTATATGGCTGAGGAATATCATCAGCAGTACTATGAAAAAAAGGGTTTTCTGAAAAATGTGTTCAGAAGCTTTAAGAAATGA
- a CDS encoding NADH:flavin oxidoreductase: MIFDPITVCNLELQNRFVRSATHEFLAEEDGTPTSRLGDVYEELAKNEVGLIITGYSYVLPGGQSDILQQGIYDDRFIEPYRKITERVHRYRSKIVLQIVHGGRQANVSDEYPVPIAPSAVKDGHSAVVPREMTEDEILEMIEAFTKAAVRAKKAGFDGVQLHCAHGFLLSNFISPYTNRRTDRWGGSVENRTRIITEIVRRIKEETGNSFPILVKLNATDGFQPGCSKKAEIGLDITQAVEIAKLLEKAGVCAIEVSGGIGETAGVTIRTAINAPAKEAYFKDCSKAIKDAVNIPVILVGGIRSLQVINYLLENGFADLVSMSRVFISEPDIVLKFKSGQVKKARCVSCNLCFDPEGISCNFEFE, from the coding sequence ATGATTTTTGACCCTATCACTGTCTGTAACCTGGAGCTCCAGAACCGTTTTGTAAGGTCTGCAACACACGAATTTCTGGCTGAGGAAGACGGGACGCCAACCTCAAGGCTTGGAGATGTTTATGAAGAGCTTGCCAAAAACGAGGTCGGGCTTATAATAACCGGCTATTCCTATGTGCTCCCTGGCGGGCAGAGTGATATTTTACAACAAGGGATCTATGATGACCGTTTTATTGAACCTTACAGGAAGATAACCGAAAGGGTTCACAGGTACAGAAGCAAAATCGTTCTCCAGATCGTGCATGGAGGGCGGCAGGCAAATGTTTCGGACGAATATCCGGTTCCTATCGCTCCTTCGGCAGTAAAAGACGGACACTCAGCGGTTGTACCAAGAGAAATGACCGAAGATGAAATCCTGGAGATGATCGAAGCTTTTACAAAAGCGGCTGTCAGGGCAAAAAAAGCAGGTTTTGACGGAGTGCAGCTCCACTGTGCCCACGGCTTCCTCTTGAGTAACTTTATCTCCCCCTACACCAACAGGCGGACTGACAGATGGGGAGGCTCGGTGGAAAACCGAACAAGGATAATCACGGAAATTGTCAGGCGCATAAAAGAAGAAACAGGAAATTCTTTTCCCATTCTAGTCAAACTGAATGCAACTGACGGCTTCCAGCCCGGCTGCTCAAAAAAGGCTGAAATCGGACTCGATATTACGCAGGCGGTAGAAATCGCAAAACTGCTTGAGAAAGCCGGAGTCTGTGCGATAGAGGTCAGTGGAGGAATAGGGGAGACAGCTGGGGTAACTATAAGAACCGCAATCAATGCCCCTGCCAAAGAAGCATATTTCAAGGATTGTTCAAAAGCAATAAAGGATGCAGTAAATATCCCGGTCATTCTTGTAGGCGGGATCAGGTCGCTTCAGGTTATTAATTACCTTCTTGAAAACGGATTTGCAGATCTTGTTTCAATGAGCAGGGTGTTTATAAGCGAACCTGATATTGTTCTGAAATTCAAATCAGGGCAGGTAAAAAAAGCAAGATGCGTTTCCTGTAATCTTTGTTTTGATCCAGAAGGCATAAGCTGCAACTTTGAATTTGAGTAA
- a CDS encoding helix-turn-helix domain-containing protein translates to MLEENRVGSKIRQLREAKEMTIEELAEASQSSAELIRQLEDGALIPSLTPLIKIARALGVRLGTFLDDMPQSGPVIVRAGRSEKVVRFSGKTEKPKESALEFYSLASDKADRHMEPFIIDIHPSPNESHPLSSHEGEEFIYVLSGEIEIFYGKDVQRLSAGDSIYYDSIVPHDVHAAGEGDAKILAVIYAPL, encoded by the coding sequence ATGTTAGAAGAGAACCGTGTCGGTAGTAAAATACGCCAGCTTAGAGAAGCCAAGGAAATGACCATTGAAGAACTGGCTGAAGCCAGTCAGAGCAGCGCGGAATTAATCCGGCAGCTAGAAGATGGAGCCCTGATTCCGTCTTTAACGCCTCTTATAAAGATTGCCCGGGCTTTAGGCGTCCGCCTCGGTACTTTTCTGGACGATATGCCCCAGAGTGGGCCTGTAATTGTCAGGGCAGGGCGATCCGAGAAAGTAGTCCGTTTTTCGGGAAAAACTGAGAAACCCAAAGAGAGTGCTCTTGAGTTCTACTCTCTTGCCTCGGATAAAGCAGACCGCCACATGGAACCTTTTATTATTGACATCCACCCTTCCCCCAACGAAAGCCACCCGCTCTCTTCTCACGAAGGAGAGGAATTCATCTATGTCCTGTCAGGAGAAATCGAGATTTTTTACGGAAAGGACGTTCAGAGGCTGAGCGCAGGAGACAGCATTTATTATGACTCCATTGTCCCGCATGATGTTCACGCAGCAGGCGAAGGGGATGCAAAAATTCTGGCTGTAATCTATGCTCCCCTGTAA
- a CDS encoding acyl-CoA thioesterase yields the protein MFSTIVSPRFGDIDGLGHVNNTVLPVWFEIGRNPIFRLFSPDLDLSPDVWHLILVRTEFDFLRQMYFRSDVEIRTYITKIGNSSFTVGHEAWQEGELKVRGQAVLVYYDFKLQKAIPLPDSIREILKEHMLPAMDSTEMGTDTDSPCSI from the coding sequence ATGTTCAGTACAATTGTTAGTCCGCGATTTGGGGACATAGACGGGCTTGGGCATGTAAATAACACTGTCCTCCCTGTCTGGTTCGAAATTGGAAGAAACCCGATATTCCGGCTGTTTTCACCGGATCTTGATCTCAGTCCTGATGTATGGCATTTGATTCTGGTCAGAACAGAGTTTGATTTTCTACGCCAGATGTATTTCAGATCTGATGTGGAAATAAGAACTTATATTACAAAGATCGGAAACAGTTCTTTCACTGTCGGGCATGAAGCCTGGCAGGAAGGAGAGCTTAAGGTCAGGGGTCAGGCAGTGCTGGTCTATTATGACTTCAAGCTCCAGAAAGCAATCCCTCTTCCGGATTCGATCAGAGAGATCCTAAAAGAACATATGCTCCCTGCAATGGACAGCACTGAAATGGGTACGGATACGGATTCTCCCTGCTCGATATGA